The following is a genomic window from Kogia breviceps isolate mKogBre1 chromosome 4, mKogBre1 haplotype 1, whole genome shotgun sequence.
GCAGTGATGTGGAGCTTGGCCAGGGGTTCCTGCCCCTCCAGAGAACAAGCTGGCTGGCTTGGGGGGTACCACAGAGGGTGGATGTTAGGAAGGGTGGGGGGTTTCGTCCACATGCCACCTGGCCCTAGCCTTTTGGGTATACTCCATATGGTGACCCTGCCGTCCCTTTCACAACCAGGCATTGCCAAGACTGGGACCAGGGGGCTGGACTGCCAGCATGAGACCAATGAGGTGGTCACCACAAGGGCACTGGGACATACCCACACCCACCCatgggaaagtggtgggggaggggggcagggagacaAGGGTGGGGTGGCAGGGAAGGGATGGGCAGAGAGAGGAAACGGGGCAAGTCAGAGCAATGCTGCCCTCCCTAAGTGAGGAGGAAGCAGCTGTCCCTGCCCAGCTTCCAAGAGGCAGACTGTTAGGGGCACCCAAAAATGGGAGAGCCATGAAATAGTTAAGAGATTTTATTCTAATAGCTGTAATTACAGTGCTTGTTTGtcgaaatgaaaactgaaaacaagtaTACAAAACAGTTGATTACTAATTGTGTATTGAAAGCAGTAAGAGGTTCCACGACACCAAATAAACCAGTTCTGAGGTTTTCCCCAAGATAAAGTTTAACAGCTCCAGCTTCTTCAGTGTTtatcaaaatacaaaagaaaaaagtagaggtTATCATTTTTCGATGGCAAATCTGACCCTTGCAGGCTGAGGGAGTGAAAGCACACGTAGACAGGGGCTCCGAGGGGCTGGGGCTCAAGGATGACCACCCGCGCTCCTGCTGGTGAGACCCCAGAGAGCCCGGAGCAGGCAAGCAAGGGGACTGCAGGGCTCCCGCTCAAACCAGAGCGTTCCAACCAAAGTGCCCATGCTGACCCAAGAAAAGGCTGGGGTTCCTCCAAGGGGTCTGAGAGCGGTGGCTGCAGCCTCCAGCCCATCTCCTAGGCAGCCATGTAAGCACAGATACAAGCACAAACGCTATGGGATGTGGGATGACCCAAGACAGAGCAAATCACAGGGACCCTATTGTGACCATGCAGAATGGATCATAGCTGGTTCTGCCCCGTTTCACGTTCCCAACGGGAAACAGACCACTGGTGGACTGGACTCAGGCCATTACTGCAGAACCTACACTAGGCACATTTCTCCCTTCTGTGTGTTCAAGTGTTCTCCTTATCTTGTAtttgtaactattttaaaaaatgcactgaGTTTGGGTTAAAAACCAACCACCAAAATGGATCTCAACACAGATGTAAAGCCCTGAAGAGGAACATCGGGCTTTTCTGACACAGCGACTCCTGGATGACCCGTGTGCCTAAAATCCCTTCTCAGTACTAAACAGtgggttgattttctttttacaataaaaaaagctgagtaatattgcatagGAGTACCAGAAACTGCCTCATTGGAAACAAAAACtatttacattaaataaaaacCCAGTTGCAGGCTGCGTCTGCACATTTACAGCATGGTGAAGCACACTGTGACCGACCATGGAGACAGCTTCTGGCACTCACACCACAGGGGCACGTTTGCCACATGAGAGTAAAGCGAGGGCAGAAGGAGGGAgtgtgaggggaggagagaggagtacAGCTCACTTCTGGTTCCGGAGCTGATTGGACAGCCAGTCCAGTCCCTCATAGAGCCCGTCCCCACTGGTGGCACAGGTGGCCTGAATGTACCAGTTCCTGTGGCGCAGAGAGTGCAGACCCAGCTTGTCCGTGATCTCAGCTGCATTCATGGCATTGGGGAGGTCCTGGGGGGAGGGTAGCACAGTGGGCGTGGGTCAAGGGGACTGCATGGAACCCTCTCCACCTGACCTGTGACCCCCCCCCCACTCATCAGACCTCCATTGCTGAGAGGTGGCTGCCTAACATGCACCCACCACCAGCACACACGGTGGCTCAGTCATGCATACCTGTTTGTTAGCAAACACGAGCAGAACGGCGTCCCTGAGCtcatcttctgccagcatcctcaTAAGCTCCTCTCGGGCCTCATTCACACGCTCTCTGTCATTGCTGTCAACCACGAAGATGAGACCTGCATAGGGAACAGTAAGCATTAGTGCAGGTACTCAGGACACCCCCAACCTCTCCCAAAGGCCACAGCCCCCCTCCTGAGGGGTTGTAATAGGGTGGGCCAACCTCACCTTGTGTGTTCTGGAAGTAGTGGCGCCACAGAGGCCGGATCTTGTCCTGGCCGCCCACATCCCACACAGTGAAGCTGATGTTCTTGTATTCCACAGTTTCCACGTTGAAGCCTGGAGGAGACCCAGTGTGAGGCTCTCCCCAGGGCTACCATTACCCCCTAGCCTCCCAAGGCCCAGCCTCCTCACCTATAGTGGGAATGGTGGTCACAATTTCACCCAGCTTCAGTTTGTACAGGATGGTGGTCTTTCCCGCAGCATCTAGGCCCACCATGAGAATGCGCATTTCTTTTTTGCCAAAAAGGCCCTTGAAGAGGTTTGCAAagatattccccatgctgtagaCTGGTGGGAGCAACACTGGCCAGAGAAACCTGCAGATACAAGGAGTCCTTGTGTCTCTTTCTGTGCTGTCCAGGGCCAGCAAAGCAGGAGCAGCTCAGAGACAGACAGACTCACCCACAGACGGACAGATGGACATCCTGCTATCTCTCCTGAAAACTCACAAGGCATAAGCTGATGCCCTGAAATCACCCTTAGAAGGGAGAGAATGGGAATCTTAGAACAGGGCTGACCGGATTTTGAAGCAGCTGCTGCCATTATCTCAAGAAGTGACGCCCAAGGCCTCAGGGTAACTTACTCTAAGTCCTACAATGTGCCACTGTGGAGTGCAATGTCCAACATGCGTGGAGAGGTGTGGCTTTCAAATGAATGCTAGATTCTCCATAATCTAATACAGAGCTTTTCAAGGGGCCAGAAACAACCACTCCAAGGCCCTACCATGTCTCCCAACTGCTCCAAGTCTCAGTGAAAAAAAACAGTCCAATGTTAAGGCAACTAACACACGAGAAGCTAGGAGGGCCCATGGCAGAGACCAAAAGCCAACCTTTCCCAACACGCTGAGAGCTTAGCACACCCTGCAGGCAGGACCAATGGAGTGAGAACATCTGGGCTCTAGGGCAGCACACCAGGGCATTCAGTCTAAGGGTGAGCCCACAGCAATGACCCTGGGGAGCCTGCCAGGGGACACTTTCCCAAGAGCTGTGGTCAGTGCTGTCCCAGAGAGGAGAAGGCCTGCGTGGTGCAGCAACATGCTTGTACGAGAACACGTGTGCTGTGTTTGGGCTTCCACCAGGCTC
Proteins encoded in this region:
- the ARF1 gene encoding ADP-ribosylation factor 1 — its product is MGNIFANLFKGLFGKKEMRILMVGLDAAGKTTILYKLKLGEIVTTIPTIGFNVETVEYKNISFTVWDVGGQDKIRPLWRHYFQNTQGLIFVVDSNDRERVNEAREELMRMLAEDELRDAVLLVFANKQDLPNAMNAAEITDKLGLHSLRHRNWYIQATCATSGDGLYEGLDWLSNQLRNQK